One Candidatus Binatia bacterium DNA window includes the following coding sequences:
- a CDS encoding VWA domain-containing protein encodes MFLDLFYGLREQGVPVGTQEWLTLMEAVGKGLHGSSLKRFYNLSRACLIKHEGHFDAFDRVFAKVFHGVEGSLDSLTDEVLEWLKEARDFPQLTPEQLAELERLAGDELMRRFLETLAEQDEQHDGGNKWVGTGGRSPYGHGGVHPTGIRVGGPGRSRSAMKVAEERHFEDYRTDVRLDVRQLKVALRRLRQLTRRGNPTELDIDESIDETCRNAGEIELVFRAPRRNDVRVLLLMDVGGTMSPWFEPVSRLLTALHEERGLKSFEAFYFHNCIYDHVYTSARLTRASAIATTQVLRTHEPYWKVIVVGDAAMHPAELLEPYGGIDPRVTTATPGIDWMQRIHEHFDRSVWLNPEPQKSWERTHTTRLLKRIYPMYPLSVDGLTEAVRLLVGVGRAVNTKAA; translated from the coding sequence ATGTTCCTCGATCTTTTCTACGGTCTGCGCGAGCAAGGGGTGCCGGTGGGCACCCAGGAATGGCTCACGCTGATGGAAGCCGTCGGAAAAGGCCTGCACGGCTCGAGCCTCAAGCGTTTCTACAACCTCTCGCGCGCCTGCCTCATCAAGCACGAAGGACACTTCGATGCTTTCGACCGCGTCTTCGCCAAAGTGTTCCACGGCGTCGAAGGCTCTCTCGACTCGCTGACCGACGAAGTGCTCGAGTGGCTCAAGGAGGCCAGGGATTTTCCCCAGCTCACGCCCGAGCAGCTCGCCGAGCTGGAGCGGCTTGCCGGTGACGAGCTGATGCGCCGTTTCCTCGAGACGCTGGCCGAGCAGGACGAGCAGCACGACGGCGGCAACAAGTGGGTAGGCACCGGCGGCCGTTCTCCGTACGGGCACGGCGGCGTGCATCCGACCGGCATACGCGTCGGCGGCCCGGGCCGCAGCCGCTCGGCGATGAAAGTCGCCGAGGAAAGGCACTTCGAAGACTACCGGACCGACGTGCGCCTCGACGTGCGCCAGCTGAAAGTCGCGCTGAGGCGGCTTCGCCAGCTCACGCGTCGCGGCAACCCGACCGAGCTCGACATCGACGAGAGCATCGACGAGACGTGCCGCAACGCCGGCGAAATCGAGCTGGTTTTCCGCGCCCCGCGGCGCAATGACGTGCGCGTGCTGCTGCTGATGGACGTCGGCGGCACGATGTCGCCGTGGTTCGAGCCGGTCAGCCGCCTGCTGACGGCGCTGCACGAGGAGCGGGGCCTCAAGTCTTTCGAAGCGTTCTACTTCCACAACTGCATTTACGACCACGTCTACACGAGTGCCCGCCTGACGCGCGCATCGGCGATCGCGACCACGCAGGTGCTGAGAACCCACGAGCCGTACTGGAAAGTGATCGTCGTCGGCGATGCCGCGATGCATCCGGCCGAGCTGCTCGAGCCGTACGGCGGCATCGATCCGCGCGTCACGACCGCGACGCCGGGAATCGACTGGATGCAGCGCATCCACGAACACTTCGACCGCTCGGTGTGGCTCAATCCGGAGCCGCAAAAATCTTGGGAGCGCACGCACACGACGCGTCTGCTGAAGCGCATCTATCCGATGTATCCTCTGTCGGTAGATGGACTTACCGAAGCGGTGAGACTGCTCGTCGGCGTCGGGCGCGCGGTCAACACCAAGGCCGCCTGA
- the secG gene encoding preprotein translocase subunit SecG: MNALLIIVHVVSCIVLILVVLLQAGRGADMGAAFGGASTPMFGSGSSTNPLARMTTITAIAFLTSALLLAVSSARRASVFDSYKAPAHVDVPVGAVPAQQESPAASSDQAPATPPVGEAKPLTIPAAPGAAAPGAGDAAPAAAPSPQAAAPQDAPTPAPARAPAGAATPPPAQPAEQAPPGQ, from the coding sequence ATGAACGCATTGCTGATTATCGTCCACGTCGTTTCTTGCATCGTCCTGATCCTCGTCGTGCTGCTGCAGGCCGGGCGCGGCGCCGACATGGGCGCTGCATTCGGAGGCGCGAGCACGCCGATGTTCGGCTCGGGAAGCTCGACCAATCCGCTCGCGCGCATGACGACGATCACCGCGATCGCGTTCCTCACCTCTGCGCTGCTGCTCGCCGTGTCGTCGGCGCGGCGCGCATCGGTGTTCGACAGCTACAAGGCGCCTGCTCACGTCGACGTTCCCGTCGGTGCAGTGCCGGCGCAGCAGGAGTCGCCCGCTGCTTCTTCCGACCAGGCGCCCGCAACTCCGCCCGTCGGCGAGGCCAAGCCTTTGACGATTCCCGCAGCACCGGGCGCAGCCGCTCCGGGCGCCGGTGACGCAGCACCCGCAGCGGCGCCGTCTCCCCAGGCTGCCGCGCCGCAAGACGCTCCCACTCCAGCGCCGGCGCGAGCGCCGGCTGGTGCTGCAACGCCGCCGCCGGCCCAACCGGCGGAGCAAGCACCTCCCGGGCAGTGA
- the tpiA gene encoding triose-phosphate isomerase yields MRTPLLAGNWKLQAGTRAEAVALATAVAGGCRGLSGRDVMIAPPFPVLRDVASAVQASIVAVGSQDIYWEASGAFTGEVSAAMVADTGCRYAIIGHSERRQFFGETDAGVAKKAAAAFAAGLVPVVCVGESLAERDGGRTMQVISTQVREGIGGLSPEAFAALVLAYEPVWAIGTGRTATPQQAQEVHAHIRALVRGLAPAGISDRLRILYGGSVKPGNIDELMACPDVDGALVGGASLVADDFLRIVHYRELSS; encoded by the coding sequence GTGAGGACTCCCCTTCTTGCGGGCAACTGGAAGCTTCAGGCCGGCACTCGAGCCGAGGCCGTCGCACTCGCGACCGCCGTGGCGGGAGGCTGCCGCGGCCTGTCCGGACGCGACGTGATGATCGCTCCTCCGTTCCCCGTTCTTCGCGACGTCGCAAGCGCGGTGCAGGCGAGCATCGTCGCCGTCGGCAGCCAGGACATCTACTGGGAAGCGTCGGGCGCATTTACCGGCGAAGTGTCGGCTGCGATGGTCGCCGATACCGGATGCCGGTACGCGATCATCGGGCACAGCGAGAGGCGCCAGTTCTTCGGGGAAACCGATGCCGGCGTCGCGAAAAAGGCCGCAGCCGCGTTCGCGGCAGGGCTGGTGCCGGTAGTCTGCGTCGGCGAGTCGCTGGCCGAGCGTGACGGCGGCCGGACGATGCAGGTGATCTCCACCCAGGTGCGCGAGGGCATCGGCGGCCTTTCGCCCGAGGCTTTTGCCGCCCTGGTGCTCGCCTACGAGCCGGTATGGGCGATCGGCACCGGCCGCACCGCCACGCCGCAGCAGGCCCAGGAAGTCCACGCCCACATCCGCGCCCTCGTCCGGGGACTGGCCCCGGCTGGAATCTCCGACCGCCTTCGCATTCTCTATGGAGGAAGCGTCAAGCCGGGCAACATCGACGAGCTGATGGCCTGTCCGGACGTCGACGGCGCGCTCGTCGGCGGCGCCAGCCTCGTCGCCGACGATTTCCTTCGCATCGTGCACTATCGGGAGCTCTCTTCATGA
- a CDS encoding GFA family protein: MEIPQHGGCLCGSVRYRVDAEPLTVYACHCTDCQRRTGSVFGISMVLRRESVHVLSGELHAYRIVMPDGRTKNGRICSNCGSRLFGDPALAPALVVVQPGTLDDRSWVRPLAHIWTRSAQPWVRLPDDARIYATQPQDMAELFSL; encoded by the coding sequence GTGGAGATCCCGCAGCATGGCGGCTGCCTCTGCGGCAGCGTCCGCTACCGTGTCGACGCCGAGCCGCTGACCGTTTACGCCTGCCACTGCACCGACTGCCAGCGCCGCACCGGCAGCGTGTTCGGCATCTCGATGGTACTGCGTCGCGAAAGCGTGCACGTGCTCTCGGGCGAGCTTCACGCGTATCGCATCGTGATGCCCGACGGGCGCACGAAAAACGGCCGGATTTGCAGCAATTGCGGCTCGCGGCTGTTCGGCGACCCCGCGCTGGCGCCGGCCCTCGTCGTCGTCCAGCCGGGAACTCTCGACGATCGTTCGTGGGTGCGGCCGCTCGCGCACATCTGGACGCGAAGCGCGCAGCCTTGGGTGCGGCTTCCCGACGACGCCAGGATCTACGCGACGCAGCCGCAGGACATGGCCGAGTTGTTCTCGCTGTGA
- a CDS encoding alpha/beta hydrolase, which translates to MNQPQAAAADPAAVVTTEGEFEGVGGVRIQRRAWLPGSHRPRAVFVLAHGMSEHSARYDRFGRFLAARGVAVHALDHRGHGLSGGETGTVEQFGHFLDDLSTFLSLTRREESHGPQVLFGHSMGGLIATACVLERNPQPDLLILSGPAIVPILEAGERRVDATRLSRDPEEQRAYLEDPLILRERVREELFLKLFEGITLLVGRSGEITQPVLLVHGLDDRLCSAEGAAAFVRASSSSDVTVKLYPGGRHEMLNEINRDEVMDDIWQWLDARIPR; encoded by the coding sequence GTGAACCAGCCGCAGGCAGCAGCAGCAGATCCGGCGGCCGTCGTGACGACCGAAGGGGAATTCGAAGGCGTCGGCGGAGTCCGCATCCAGCGGCGGGCGTGGCTGCCCGGCTCGCACCGGCCCCGGGCCGTTTTCGTGCTTGCCCACGGCATGAGCGAGCACAGCGCCCGCTACGACCGCTTCGGCCGCTTCCTGGCTGCGCGCGGAGTTGCGGTCCATGCCCTCGACCACCGCGGCCATGGGCTGTCGGGCGGCGAGACCGGTACCGTCGAGCAGTTCGGCCATTTCCTCGACGACTTGTCGACATTCTTGTCACTGACGCGCCGCGAGGAGTCCCACGGACCCCAGGTCCTGTTCGGGCACTCGATGGGCGGCCTGATTGCGACCGCGTGCGTGCTCGAAAGAAATCCGCAGCCCGACCTGCTGATCCTGTCCGGCCCGGCCATCGTCCCGATCCTCGAGGCGGGCGAACGCCGGGTCGACGCAACGCGTCTGTCGCGGGATCCCGAAGAACAGCGCGCCTACCTGGAAGACCCGCTGATCCTGCGCGAGCGCGTTCGCGAGGAACTGTTCCTCAAGCTCTTCGAAGGCATCACGCTGCTGGTCGGGCGCTCCGGCGAAATCACGCAACCCGTGCTGCTGGTCCACGGCCTCGACGACCGCCTCTGCAGCGCCGAGGGTGCCGCGGCTTTCGTGCGCGCGTCCTCCTCGTCGGACGTCACGGTCAAGCTCTATCCCGGCGGCCGCCACGAGATGCTGAACGAGATCAACCGCGACGAAGTGATGGACGACATCTGGCAGTGGCTCGACGCGCGCATCCCGCGCTGA
- a CDS encoding acyl-CoA dehydrogenase family protein, producing the protein MFETVFPEHDLFSTPEHRQFRTTIRKFVQDKLVPRSREFDEMGHFDTKLYPEMGKLGMLGIRYDPRFGGLGLDYSFTAILAEELGCCDNAGVAMGIFVQTDMATPSLAQFGSDELRQQYLVPAIRGEAIGAIGVTEPTAGSDVSAIKTRAVRDGDDWVINGQKMFITNASTADFFCLLAVTDPGAGYGGFSQIVVPTRSPGVSFTLLDKIGNWGSDTGAIYLEDVRVPVTNTIGDIGRGFQQQMMQFQDERLIAVLAAAAGAMDVWNKTKAYCEQRIVFGKPLSKFQVNQFKFVDMLVRIQAARELGYACVSKRMKGEDATREISMAKIFCIEVQQYVATTCLQLYGGAGYLTDNPAGRLFVDSRLSSIGAGADEVMKQVIARTLGF; encoded by the coding sequence ATGTTCGAAACGGTTTTTCCCGAGCACGACCTGTTCTCGACCCCCGAACATCGCCAGTTCCGCACGACCATTCGCAAGTTCGTCCAGGACAAGCTCGTGCCGCGCTCGCGCGAGTTCGACGAGATGGGGCACTTCGACACGAAGCTGTACCCGGAGATGGGCAAGCTCGGGATGCTCGGCATCCGCTACGACCCGCGATTCGGCGGCCTCGGCCTCGACTACAGCTTCACGGCCATCCTCGCCGAGGAGCTCGGCTGCTGCGACAACGCCGGCGTCGCGATGGGCATCTTCGTGCAGACCGACATGGCCACTCCGTCGCTGGCCCAGTTCGGCTCCGACGAGCTGCGCCAGCAATACCTCGTACCGGCCATCCGCGGCGAGGCGATCGGCGCGATCGGAGTGACCGAGCCGACGGCCGGCTCGGACGTCTCGGCAATCAAGACGCGCGCGGTGCGCGACGGCGACGACTGGGTCATCAACGGCCAGAAGATGTTCATCACGAACGCTTCGACGGCCGATTTCTTCTGCCTGCTGGCCGTCACCGACCCGGGCGCCGGTTACGGCGGATTTTCGCAGATCGTCGTGCCGACCAGGTCGCCCGGCGTGTCGTTCACGCTGCTCGACAAGATCGGCAACTGGGGCTCGGACACCGGCGCAATCTATCTCGAAGACGTACGCGTTCCGGTCACGAACACGATCGGCGACATCGGGCGCGGCTTCCAGCAGCAGATGATGCAGTTCCAGGACGAGCGGCTGATCGCGGTGCTCGCCGCGGCGGCCGGCGCGATGGACGTCTGGAACAAGACCAAGGCCTACTGCGAGCAGAGGATCGTCTTCGGCAAGCCGCTGTCGAAGTTCCAGGTCAACCAGTTCAAGTTCGTTGACATGCTGGTGCGCATCCAGGCTGCGCGCGAGCTGGGCTACGCATGCGTGAGCAAACGCATGAAGGGCGAAGACGCCACGCGCGAGATCTCGATGGCCAAGATCTTCTGCATCGAGGTCCAGCAGTACGTCGCCACCACCTGCCTGCAGCTTTACGGCGGCGCCGGTTACCTGACCGACAACCCGGCCGGACGCCTGTTCGTCGACTCGCGCCTGAGCTCGATCGGCGCCGGCGCCGACGAGGTCATGAAGCAGGTCATCGCCAGAACCCTCGGTTTCTGA
- a CDS encoding YkgJ family cysteine cluster protein, whose protein sequence is MPEEEKKERGLRFECTQCGKCCWTRGQYSHVYLGSDDVKALADRLGLSTREFRARFTFRDENGWTELDFADGRCVLLDAETNLCTVYESRPVQCRTFPFWPELIRRGGWTAEARSICEGVGNGRVVPKQEVADRLAAQKKADES, encoded by the coding sequence ATGCCAGAGGAAGAAAAGAAGGAACGTGGGCTGCGCTTCGAGTGCACCCAGTGCGGCAAATGCTGCTGGACCCGCGGGCAGTACTCCCACGTCTACCTCGGCAGCGACGACGTGAAGGCGCTTGCCGACAGGCTCGGCCTCAGCACTCGCGAATTCCGCGCACGCTTCACGTTTCGTGACGAGAACGGCTGGACCGAGCTCGATTTCGCCGACGGCCGCTGCGTGCTGCTCGATGCGGAGACGAACCTTTGCACCGTCTACGAATCGAGGCCGGTGCAGTGCCGCACCTTCCCGTTCTGGCCGGAGCTGATCCGGCGCGGTGGGTGGACTGCCGAAGCCCGAAGCATCTGCGAAGGGGTCGGCAACGGGCGCGTGGTGCCGAAGCAGGAAGTGGCCGACAGGCTGGCCGCGCAGAAGAAGGCGGACGAGAGCTGA
- a CDS encoding rhomboid family intramembrane serine protease: protein MPPVIARLVAACVAVFLLQSATGGWLTRQFGLVPALVQRGEVWRLFTYQFLHGGVFHLLWNMFVLWMVGSELAVRWGSRFFLRYYFVCAVGGGILFTLASLNTWIPCVGASGAIYGMLIAYAMWFPNREVYVFFAGPIRVRYLVAFLIILELLQPVEGTGTGIAHTAHLGGTLFGYAYLRWNGVAGFDTLDRATWRRLRKRFELWRLRRRMRGRGWDDRTIH, encoded by the coding sequence GTGCCGCCCGTCATCGCGCGGCTGGTCGCCGCCTGCGTTGCCGTGTTCCTCTTGCAGTCGGCCACCGGAGGATGGCTCACGCGGCAGTTCGGGCTGGTGCCGGCGCTCGTCCAGCGCGGCGAAGTCTGGCGCCTGTTCACGTACCAGTTCCTTCACGGCGGCGTGTTCCACCTGCTGTGGAACATGTTCGTGCTGTGGATGGTCGGCTCCGAGCTGGCGGTGCGCTGGGGCTCGCGTTTTTTCCTGCGCTACTACTTCGTCTGCGCAGTCGGCGGCGGCATCCTTTTCACGCTCGCGAGCCTGAATACCTGGATCCCGTGCGTCGGTGCCTCCGGCGCGATCTACGGAATGCTGATTGCGTACGCGATGTGGTTTCCCAACCGCGAGGTCTACGTGTTCTTCGCGGGGCCGATTCGCGTCCGTTACCTGGTCGCGTTCCTGATCATCCTCGAGCTGCTGCAGCCGGTGGAGGGGACCGGAACGGGAATCGCGCACACCGCGCACCTCGGCGGCACGCTGTTCGGTTACGCGTACCTGCGCTGGAACGGCGTTGCGGGCTTTGACACGCTGGACCGCGCGACGTGGCGGCGACTGCGAAAGAGATTCGAATTGTGGAGACTGAGACGCCGCATGCGCGGCCGCGGCTGGGACGACCGGACCATTCACTGA
- a CDS encoding MoxR family ATPase yields the protein MSEQQNFYRFTGTDGYIASGSLVDAVNCAIALERPLLLRGEPGTGKTLLARHISDALGLAMESWHVKSTSKAADGLYVYDTVQRLNDSRFGGADVSDIRAYIKMGPLGRCFSAEDRRVLLIDEVDKADIEFPNDLLHELDEMRFTVTETGDEVAAAKRPIVLITSNNEKELPDAFLRRCIFHYIEFPDVRLMRRIVAVHHPRLEETLLDQCLIKFYWLREQPELRKRPSTSELIDWIAALGRAGLTADKIELHIPFIGSLLKTEQDSEALKRYQKQGGNYPSSWSDLGPRYNQ from the coding sequence ATGTCCGAGCAGCAAAACTTCTATCGCTTCACCGGCACCGACGGCTACATCGCCTCGGGGTCCCTCGTCGATGCCGTCAACTGCGCGATCGCACTGGAGCGGCCGCTGCTGCTGCGCGGCGAGCCCGGCACCGGCAAGACGCTGCTCGCGCGCCACATCAGCGACGCGCTCGGCCTTGCGATGGAGAGCTGGCACGTCAAATCGACGTCGAAGGCCGCCGACGGCCTCTACGTGTACGACACCGTGCAGCGCCTGAACGACAGCCGCTTCGGCGGCGCCGACGTCTCCGACATCCGCGCCTACATCAAGATGGGCCCGCTCGGTCGCTGCTTTTCCGCCGAGGACCGCCGCGTGCTGTTGATCGACGAAGTCGACAAGGCAGACATCGAGTTCCCGAACGATCTTCTGCACGAACTCGACGAGATGCGCTTTACCGTCACCGAGACGGGCGACGAAGTGGCCGCCGCCAAGCGGCCGATCGTGCTGATCACGTCGAACAACGAAAAAGAGCTGCCCGACGCGTTCCTGCGCCGCTGCATCTTCCACTACATCGAATTTCCCGACGTGCGCCTGATGAGGCGCATCGTCGCCGTCCACCATCCGCGCCTCGAAGAGACCCTGCTCGACCAGTGCCTGATCAAGTTCTACTGGCTTCGCGAGCAGCCCGAGCTGCGCAAGCGTCCTTCGACTTCCGAGCTGATCGACTGGATCGCGGCGCTCGGCCGCGCCGGACTGACGGCCGACAAGATCGAATTGCACATTCCGTTCATCGGCAGCCTGCTCAAGACCGAGCAGGACTCCGAAGCGCTCAAGCGCTACCAGAAGCAGGGCGGCAACTACCCGAGCTCGTGGTCGGACCTCGGGCCCAGGTACAACCAGTAA
- a CDS encoding branched-chain amino acid transaminase produces MDKGKCIWMNGTMTPWDDAKVHVLTHTLHYGVGAFEGIRCYETESGRSAVFRLREHIVRLVQSCNILGIESPYGVDALIEGCLDTIRANELKACYIRPLVYVADGEMGLGSAAVNPIHASIAVWPWGSYLGDEGLARGIRVRTSSFQRMHVNTLMTKAKAVGHYVNSILASVEARRGGYDESLMLDTDGYAAEGCGENLFIVRGGRVKTPPIATVLEGITRASAIELLRADGVEVVEERFTRDEIYIADEAFLTGTAAEITPMRSLDDRTIGSGGPGPVTKKLQDAYFRAIRGRSPQYAHWLSYV; encoded by the coding sequence GTGGATAAGGGCAAATGCATCTGGATGAACGGGACGATGACGCCGTGGGACGACGCAAAGGTCCACGTGCTCACGCATACACTGCATTACGGAGTCGGCGCGTTCGAAGGCATCCGCTGCTACGAAACCGAGAGCGGGCGCTCGGCGGTGTTCCGCCTTCGCGAGCACATCGTTCGCCTGGTGCAGTCGTGCAACATCCTCGGCATCGAGTCGCCGTACGGCGTCGATGCTCTGATCGAGGGCTGCCTCGACACCATTCGCGCCAACGAGTTGAAGGCCTGCTACATCCGCCCCCTCGTGTACGTCGCCGACGGCGAGATGGGGCTCGGATCGGCCGCCGTCAATCCTATCCACGCGTCGATCGCGGTATGGCCGTGGGGCAGCTACCTCGGTGACGAGGGCCTTGCGCGCGGCATTCGCGTTCGCACCTCCAGCTTCCAGCGCATGCACGTCAACACGCTGATGACCAAGGCCAAGGCCGTCGGTCACTACGTCAATTCGATCCTGGCCAGTGTCGAAGCGCGTCGCGGCGGCTACGACGAGTCGCTGATGCTCGACACCGACGGCTACGCTGCGGAGGGCTGCGGAGAAAATCTCTTCATCGTCCGCGGCGGGCGCGTCAAGACTCCGCCGATCGCGACGGTGCTCGAAGGCATCACGCGCGCGTCGGCCATCGAGCTGCTGCGCGCCGACGGCGTCGAGGTGGTCGAGGAGCGCTTTACGCGCGACGAGATCTACATCGCCGACGAGGCGTTCCTGACCGGAACGGCGGCGGAGATCACGCCGATGCGTTCGCTCGACGACCGCACGATCGGCAGCGGCGGTCCCGGCCCGGTGACCAAGAAGCTGCAGGACGCATACTTCCGCGCGATTCGCGGTCGCAGCCCGCAGTACGCGCACTGGCTGAGCTACGTATGA
- a CDS encoding sulfotransferase, with product MEEKVVFVVGSPRSGSTMLARMISSHSLVYGRPEPHLLTPLAHLGYYANVDKAPYDHVLAAESTREFVADLPGGEQDYIDACRAYADTLYLRMLATRPNKRLFLDKTPAYALVLEFIAKIYPNAKFVVLTRHPLAVFSSFAESFFDSDYQAAHAYNPITERYVPAIAKFLRAKKVPICHVVYEDLVSDPETIMRGVFEFLDVPFEASAINYGEHEHEGKGLGDPIGVAKHSRPSTASLHKWAGEIAGDPARLALCRGIAARLDPEDLATWGHPIETFWKPLEDLAGKGVAPKPKKLDRYRLERRAIVTLRAQVQKHEGLRRILKRARLAADVLLRE from the coding sequence ATGGAAGAAAAGGTCGTCTTCGTCGTCGGCTCCCCGCGCTCGGGATCGACGATGCTCGCCCGCATGATCTCGTCGCACTCGCTCGTGTACGGTCGTCCCGAGCCGCACCTGCTGACGCCGCTGGCCCACCTCGGCTACTACGCCAACGTCGACAAGGCGCCGTACGACCATGTGCTCGCGGCCGAATCGACCAGGGAATTCGTCGCCGACCTGCCCGGAGGGGAGCAGGACTACATCGACGCGTGCCGCGCCTACGCCGACACGCTGTACCTTCGGATGCTCGCCACCCGGCCGAACAAGCGCCTGTTCCTCGACAAGACGCCGGCCTACGCCCTGGTGCTCGAGTTCATCGCGAAGATCTACCCGAACGCGAAGTTCGTCGTCTTGACCCGGCATCCGCTGGCGGTTTTCAGCTCGTTTGCCGAGTCGTTTTTCGACAGCGACTACCAGGCGGCCCACGCCTACAACCCGATCACCGAACGTTACGTGCCGGCGATCGCGAAGTTCCTGCGCGCAAAAAAGGTTCCGATCTGCCACGTGGTCTACGAGGATCTGGTCTCGGATCCTGAGACCATCATGCGCGGCGTCTTCGAGTTTCTCGACGTTCCGTTCGAGGCCTCGGCGATCAATTACGGAGAGCACGAGCACGAGGGCAAGGGGCTCGGCGATCCGATCGGCGTCGCGAAACACTCGCGCCCGTCGACCGCCTCGCTGCACAAATGGGCAGGCGAGATCGCCGGCGATCCGGCGCGCCTTGCGCTGTGCCGCGGCATCGCTGCCCGGCTCGATCCGGAAGACCTCGCCACGTGGGGCCATCCGATCGAGACGTTCTGGAAGCCGCTCGAGGATCTGGCCGGAAAAGGCGTCGCGCCGAAACCGAAGAAACTCGACCGTTACCGGCTCGAGCGCCGCGCGATCGTCACGCTTCGCGCCCAGGTACAGAAGCACGAGGGCCTGCGGCGCATCCTGAAGCGCGCGCGCCTGGCGGCCGACGTCCTGCTGCGCGAGTGA
- a CDS encoding hemolysin family protein, whose translation MGTFTSLLIIVVCVALCAFFSAAETALLRLREHEIEEEIEKRHGPAALAIRDLVASTSRLLFTILLGNNIVNILGASVASVLFVNMFGPEWGVLVSALGMTLVIFLFGEIFPKALAAHHPRGVASFIAIPLYLIHQALRPFHLLMDRYLTPIVERVAGGQSLGEVHNRTEEILRLAREERNEGAERPQSGSVSAIIGAAAGASEMTVSDIMISRAEVTAFPVGTPASEILERVLEERYTRVPVYEESIDHVIGVLHLKDLVKLVQDGGSDVRGILRNVLRVPERKSILPLLADMQHAFVHMAIVKDEFNVTLGIVTQEDILEELVGEIRDEFDHEELLTIRRLADDHFEVLGRVKVHDFNRESDWNIPAERGDTLAGLIFNILGRAPRRWETVTLPGYEIVVVDVSGNRISQVRIRRLEEDSEERAEA comes from the coding sequence ATGGGCACATTCACCTCCCTTCTGATCATCGTCGTCTGCGTGGCGCTGTGCGCGTTCTTCTCGGCGGCCGAGACGGCACTTCTGCGCCTGCGCGAGCACGAGATCGAAGAAGAGATCGAGAAGCGCCACGGCCCGGCTGCGCTGGCCATCCGCGATCTCGTCGCGTCGACGTCGCGGCTGCTGTTCACGATTCTTCTCGGCAACAACATCGTCAACATCCTCGGCGCCTCCGTGGCCTCGGTGCTGTTCGTCAACATGTTCGGTCCCGAGTGGGGAGTGCTGGTGTCGGCCCTCGGCATGACGCTGGTGATCTTCCTGTTCGGCGAGATCTTTCCGAAGGCGCTGGCGGCGCATCATCCGCGCGGCGTCGCATCGTTCATCGCGATCCCGCTCTACCTGATTCACCAGGCGCTCCGGCCCTTCCACCTGCTGATGGACCGCTACCTGACGCCGATCGTCGAGCGCGTGGCCGGCGGCCAGTCGCTCGGCGAGGTGCACAACCGCACCGAAGAAATCCTTCGCCTGGCGCGCGAGGAGCGGAACGAAGGCGCCGAAAGACCCCAGTCCGGGTCGGTGTCGGCCATCATCGGTGCGGCGGCCGGCGCCTCCGAGATGACGGTGTCCGACATCATGATCTCGCGCGCCGAGGTCACGGCCTTCCCGGTCGGCACCCCGGCTTCCGAAATCCTCGAGCGGGTGCTCGAGGAACGCTACACGCGCGTGCCGGTCTACGAGGAATCGATCGATCACGTCATCGGCGTCCTGCACCTGAAGGACCTGGTCAAGCTGGTGCAGGACGGAGGCAGCGACGTGCGCGGCATCCTGCGCAACGTGCTGCGCGTTCCCGAGCGCAAGTCGATCCTGCCGCTGCTGGCGGACATGCAGCACGCGTTCGTGCACATGGCCATCGTCAAGGACGAGTTCAACGTCACGCTCGGCATCGTCACGCAGGAAGACATCCTCGAGGAACTGGTCGGTGAAATCCGCGACGAGTTCGACCACGAGGAGCTGCTGACGATACGCCGCCTGGCCGACGACCACTTCGAGGTGCTCGGCCGCGTCAAGGTCCACGACTTCAACCGCGAGAGCGACTGGAACATTCCGGCCGAACGCGGCGACACGCTGGCAGGCCTCATCTTCAACATTCTCGGGCGCGCGCCGCGCCGCTGGGAGACGGTGACGCTGCCGGGCTACGAGATCGTCGTCGTCGACGTCTCCGGAAATCGCATCTCGCAGGTGCGCATCCGGCGGCTCGAAGAGGACTCCGAAGAAAGAGCCGAGGCCTGA